GCATCTCATTTTAAGCTGTAAACCAACATATACTAAAGAGTGGAATATTTTTCCCTCCAAAGGCAGAATCATTAAAACCTATACTTTTAATATTCCACCTAATTTCTGAATTTTCCTCTATGCAAAGGCACTCTttgattcttttaatatttcattgATTGTGTCAGTTTATGTTTATTTCACAATGTTTGCTTGAAAGGTTTATCTTGATAGTAAGGAACATTTTGCACAAAGCATGAGACTTACCCTAATACCTACCACAGTGCCTGCCTTAAAGTAGAAACCTAATGTTTGTTAAATGGATAATTAAAGATAGAATTCATTTgcctttttctgaatttttttctttcttgatattaAAACATATTCCAGAGATGAAGAGTACCatgtacctttaaaaatatatgcaatttgAATAAATCTTGCATTTGTTTTGAAATTAAGCTGTTTTGAAATTAATCTGTTTTGATAAGTGGTTTATTCATCctcaattatttttcatttagttaGTAAACATGTGAGACAGTCTCCTTGTATCCATGGTACTCCCTTTGCAACACCATACAATGTCACATCAGCCCCCAGCAGTCACGGTAAGAGGAACACACTGAGTATCTGTTTGCTCAGCAGTGCTAGgtactgtgtattttatttttttctacctgtTTGTGTCTGGTTCCTCACAAACAGGTAGAAAAGGCTGCTTGGGAGATGACTTCATCATGTGTGGTAGAGGCCCAAAATAAAGTGAGACCAGAAGACAGGATATCTGGGTCTTCGTTCTAGATCTGCTTCCAAACAGTTTCATGATCTTGGGAAATTTACTCCACATTCAGTGAGGCTCAGATTTCTCATCTAAAATCAGTTATCTGTAATAGATCATTGTTTATCAAAACCTTTCCTTTTAGTTTTAGAATTCCCTTTTCAAATGAAAGAGCTCACAGGAAACGACCCTCCATGAGCAGGCTCCAGGCACCACAATTAAGTTCCTAAAAACTATATAAATCAAGATTTGAAAAACGTTGCATCATGTCCATCaatagaaaatgggtttttaagATGTGGTTAATGTGTACAAATaagtattattcagcaataaaaaggaacaaattactgatacatgcaacagtacagatgaatctcaaaagcaggCTGAGTGAGAGAACCCAGACACAAAGGAGTACAgactgcatgatttcatttatagtcaatatttaaaaaaaacaaaaactaacgtatagtgaaagaaatcagatcaCTGGTTGCCAGGAATTAGGGgtagagggaggaagggatgggTTACAAAAGGGCAAAAGGAAACTTCTGTAGGTAATGAAATTGTTAGGTAGCTTGATTTTTGTGGTGATTCTGTGAGCatctgtcaaaactcatagaattgCACACTGTAATTGGACAAAGTTTATTGTATACAAATTATGTCATGATAAAGTGGATTAAAATATCACTACATTAATCATCTCTAGGGTTTCTTATGCCTTTAGATATAGTAAGTGGGATCTGGAATCAACCAGACCTAGATTTAAGTACTGGTTCTGTGGCCATGGGCAAAtcactcagtttccccacttcTAAATATGGATGGAAAATAGTGCCATGGCATTGAACCACTGTGCGAACTCTATGTGATAATACATATAGAGAGCTTCGCTCAACACCTAGCATAAcataagttctcaataaatggtagctgcaTTTAGAATTCTATGATTCCAAATAATTTTACAGACTTAGTTTTACAAGTTCAGAGGTGGCATATATATGATCTAAATTCTAATTTTGACTCCACTATCAATTATGTATGACTTTAGATGAGTCTCAATGTCTACTCTGTTTCCTCATTGTTAATACAGGGGGAAATTGTGGTGGTGTTCTTACCAACTCCATAGGAAAATTAGGAATATAAAATAGACTAATAGATTAGAAAgatgttttgaaaaacaaaaagcaaagataaaacaCTCTACACAGATGTAGGAAATAGTTATGATAATTTTTCTCATGATTCCAAGATTAAGTGGAACAAGGAGATTGTGCTTACATAACAGGGCTTACCCTCAGTAAAGTTGTAAAGTTTCTGACATTTGTCTTCTGGCCTTTTATTATACCattctttgtcttattttctaatttcagttATGCCTCACTCGCTGTCAACAGTTATAGAAGGTTCTCTTGCTGTATAGGTCTCTTCTGTCAGTGATAAATTTACTCTGATAAGTTCATTTACCTGAAGGTGAGTAACCTAATGGGTAGCCACTAACAATATTCTATGTaaagaaagagcaaaaataaTACCTCTAATGGCAATTCGACTCTCAGTAGGAATAATATTTGGGGTGGGAGCACTTCCTGAAGCTTCTTATATGTCAATCACTCCAAAGATAGTTAGATCCTTTAAACCATTTTCTCCATCAGGGATGATGTGTTATTTTAGATGTTTAGAAGCAAAGAAGGCTTATGTCCTTTTCAGCATAACTTTCCTTATTGCCCCTTTAACATCTTTGTTTCTCAGGCTATAAATCAGGGGGTTCAGCATGGGTGTCAAAGCTCCATAAAACACTGAGATAAACTTGACCTGGTCAGGGGACGAGTTGGACTGAGGTTTCATATACATGGAGATGGCTGCCCCATAGAAGATTGTCACCACGGTCAGGTGAGAGCCACACGTGGTAAAGGCCTTGAGCCTGCCCTGGGCTAAGTGAATCTTTATGACAGCCATAGCAATTCGTACGTAGGAGAGGAGAACAAACCCAAATGGTAGCAGCAGGGTGAAGACACTGGTGATGAGGATCATAAGTTCATTGAAGCTGGTATCAGAACAGGCCAGCTTAATGAGGGAGAGAATCTCACAGACAAAATGGTTGATGACATTAGCCCCACAGAAGTGAAGCCTCAGGGATAGGATGAGCATGGCAGTGAGCACAAGTGATGTCCCCCATGAGGTAGCAGCCAAGCAGACACACACTGGGCCATTCATAAACCACTGAATAATGCAAGGGATTGTTGATAGCAACCACACGGTCATAGGCCATGGCAGCCAGTAGGAGGCACTCTGCTGTCGCCAAAGCCAAGGAGACACTCATTTGAGTCAGACACCGGGGATAAGAGAGGTAGGGATGGGTAGAGAAATAATGCACCAAAACCTGGGGCATGGAAGCTGTTCCATAGCAAAGGTCTAAGAAAGACAGGTTACTAAGGAAGAAGTACATTGGAGTGTGGAGGTTGGGGTCAAAGTGAATAAGAAAGATCATAAATCCGTTCCCCAACAATGTGTCGAGGTAAATTATCAGCACCAATGTGAAAAACATGTCTCTCCATTGAGGATAGTTAGAAATGCCAATAAGGAGAAACTGAAACACTGCTGTGACATTGTCCATGTCCATCTTTCCTTCTTGCCACTATTCATTAAATGGATGCCAATTGGCTACTTAATGTTACCTGAAAGAATGAGAATAAAGATGGAGGATGTGAGAAAGGTGGAAAGAATTAGGGTGTGCAGGATCATTATCTTTGTCCTTTTCAGAAGAATGGGACACCAATGGAATAGATATCTATAATGGCAACAGAGGCAAGGCCAGATATCCCCCCCTCAATCCTAAGAAAATGGAAAGTTCCTTACCTTTTTGAAAATAGTTATATGAAAAGTTCTCCAGCCCTCCTCCACCAGAGGTCTTCTTGAATAATGTTTCCTAACTAAGAAAACAGGAAAGGTAGGCCATCTTCCTGACtttctcactttattttccaAGATAAATCTGATATATAGACATGGTTGAATCTCAGTTAGCTTGAGTTACTAATCTCAACCAACAGGGTGCCTTCTGACACATGTCTTAGCTAAAATATTGTCTATGTTTGGGATGTCTCTCACTCCTAGATTGTACATGCCTTCATTTTTCCATACTTCCAGAATTTACCATGGTGCCTGACATAGAGAAGGTGCAAGGTAGCTCTTTGACCTGAGCTGATACTATGTGGATGGAGTAGTAAGGTCTGGGAGGACCCTCTACTAATATCCCCTGCTGAAGTTACATTTCTAGCTTCTCCTACATTTTCTACTCTGTTGTTGTTGAGCCCCAGGCAGGAGTATGAAAATTGAACATGATGTTTCTAAAAGTGGGGGTGGTAAGGAGAGGGTCTGAGTATGCAACCTCACTGAAAAGGCTCTCTTATCCCATCCTCACCAATCTCTTTTCCCTAGCCCTGCTTCATTTATTATAACACATTCTAATAtctgaaattatattaataatttgatTCCTTGCTGATTATTTGTCTTTCACTCAAACGTGAATTTAATAACAGAGCCCTTGTCTGCTGTTTACTGGTGTATTCCTAGAATATAGAACAGTACCTGGGGGATCACAAGAACCCAACAGAtagtaaatgaatatataaagtcCTAAGCACTCAGAGCTATTATCCAGAATCTACCTACTCCTCTTGCCACTTGCACTGCCATTCGTTATTCCAAGGCATCATCATCACTCACCTGGATTTTTCCAGTAACCTCCTCATTGGTTTTCCTGTTTCTGGTCTTCTTCCCATTCAGTTCAAATGATTCAGTTGAACTGTAAGTAACATCAGGtcacttttcaattaaaaaatttattctatttttattgaaatatgacTGATATACAAAAAGGTACACATATTTTAAGTATACATCTTGAGTTTGAAGGTAAGTATATACTCATGAAATGGCCACCATAAATAATGCCGTAAATATAACAAACATCCCTAAAagtttcctccttctctcttttatctttgTAATAAGAACGCTTAACATAAGACCTactcttttaataaaatttaagtatACAGTAtcatattgttaactatagatTCTCATTTCAACCTCACTAAACACCAATCTCCTTACTATGACCTATGAGGCCCTATATGGTTTGCCTCCCAATCACCTCCTCTCTGAACGCACTTCCTACCACTCTTTCCCTTGCTCACTTTGCTCCAGTCACACTGGCCTCCTCACCATTCCTCAAATACTCAAAGCCCATCCCTTTCACAGAGCCTTTGATCCTGCTGTTCTGCATTTGTGAAAAACTTGCTACTCCATATTTATGAAACCCAGATCCTTGCACAGCCCACCTTCTCAATTCCCTCAGGTTTTTACTCACAAGGCATCTTTTCAGCGTATCCTTCCTGGGTCACCTCGTCTAGGAATTCATCTCCAGCCCCTGAAATTGTATTACATCCTTTCTGGGTCACCTCCTCTGGTAGTGCATTTCTAGCCATTGAAATTTTATATCCCCCTTTCCTGCATTATTTTCTCCTTAGAAATACATCTAGCGCACTGTACGGCTTATCAATTATGTTTATTGCTTGTCTCTATCAACTAGAATGTATGCTCAATGAGATcagggtttttctgttttcttcattgctGTGTGCCCAAAATGTAGACGAGTACTTAGATAGGAGCTCAATGATTATTTGCCGAAGGAATGTGTGAATGGAGTTCTTTCGCTGTTCCTTATTGAAAGGTAACCTCTCTTTTTCCATCTGCCTCTTCCCTTGACATTACTGTTTCTATGCTAAGCACCCCTTGATGTATATGTGTTTCTCCATGAGACTAACTCACATTTGCTTTCTAATCCCCTCCTTGAAGCTTCTGCTACTCACTTCCTATGTCTCTAGACAAGTTTCTTCCCCTTACTtgtctgaatttttatttctaatcttgTTAAACTAAATTATGTCTAAGGTCCCTTCTAGTTTTAACAAGCTAGGATTCTCGACTTCccacagataaagaaaaaaagaacttactCCTCAGAGTATTGAAATGTGttacatttttctcctttgttggAGAGACATGTAGGCTAGAGAAGGGGTCTCCTAAGAAATGAAGTATCCCTAATAATCTCTGAAATGGGAAACTCACTTGTCCTTaaaagtgtcttttctttttttaagacggagtctcagtctgtcactcgggctggagtgcagtggcgccgtctcagctcactgcaacctccgtctcctgggttccagtgattctcctgcctcagcctcccaagtagctgggattacaggtgcccaccaccatgcccagctaagttttgtatttttagtagagacgggatttcaccatgttggccaggctgatctcaaactcccgatatAGGTGATCCActcgactcagcctcccaaagtgctgggattacaggcgtaagacacCGCTCCTGGCCCTGAaaagtttttaagaaagaaaatttcctaACATTTCCCTTCCATGTCGTGGCCTTCTAGTAAGCTATCCCTGTGTTACACTGTCTACTTTTTTCAGCCTATCAGATAGGCTAGGTGCACAACGAAGGTAAATCCACATATCCAGGAAAGTGTTTGCTATTTGTGAAGAGGGAAACAAATGTAAGGGATGGAGAAGGTGGTGACCTGGCTTCACAGGAGTGCCCTCAGAGCTTGAGAGACCTAACGCTGCCACTGTCTTCATTTATCATAGCACCCCGAGGTAGAGATTTTGCCTTGGCCTGCCTCTACCTTTCCAGGTGAAAATTGAGAAAATCATCTCTACGGAGTGAGAACATACACGTATATGAGTCAAATGGCTGCAAGAAACAATGCCCCGAAGCCTGTTATATTTTAAGTTAGTATAGTCATATCTTacatttttttggaatattttggagTATATTTATCTCCCAATTATCTACATATGGGTCATTCGCAGTGGaatatttaatgagataatgGGCCGGCCACAGATGGGACGGTGAACTGGTTTTGCATTGAAGTGGAGGACTGATTATTATGCCATTTAAAACTACCTGTTGCTCCTAGAACTCTATAAAACACACTGCTTTTGCtgtcaaatattaaatattgataaaatagATGTTTTTCCTCCTTATATGAATCTGTCATTCCCAGTGAGCCACAGGATGTATTTCgtttttccagtattgaaggaGGGTTTATAAAATGTCTATCCCTCAGTCCCTCATGAGCCCAGTAGAATAAACTGAAGAGCCATTTGCCTAAAAATTGGTGATCAATCTCTGGCTGTAAGAtcgacttattttttaaatggggttaaACTTGCTGGTAGAGATTGGGATTGAACACATGACCTTGCCCCCATTAGTACCATGTTTGGACCCATAGAACTAAAATTGATGACAATTTCCGTCTCAGACTTAAAGGCTACTCAGCATCTAAATTGAGGGGACTATTTTTCGTTTAGTCTAGGCCCTGCCCTCCAAAGACAGTGCTGATTGCCTCATTCTAGAATTACCATTAAAAAATTCCTGGCAAACTGAACCCAGCATGTTTCCCATCTTAGTCCTGTTAcctgcaattatttatttatatagcatAACTTTCCTTTTAACTAATAGTTGGCTCTTGTCTTCCTGGAGATTGACCATCCCAGATAGATGGTTAAAGACccaagaaaaggaggaaaggagaaaagaaaataaatgaaaaccttGTTCTGTTACCTACTCACCAATGGAGGTCCCTCTCAAGTATCAGTAGATGGAACAGAATGGGCTGCCCAAAAGAACAATTCTCCAAGAGTTGCCAGGTTTAGCACTGTGATGATCTCCCTGCAAATTTCCTGGCAACATTTCAAAAGCCTTCCCAGCTTCTCAAACTCACAAATGCCTAGAAACCCCTGAAGAAGGAATATTCTTTTAGATTAGGTCAAATCTCAATCGACAAACCCTTTGATCTGCAGCCCTTTGTAATGATatctaattaaattatttaatgtctTAGACTAATATTTCTTTCAATGGCATTTGACCCACATATAACCTTATTCAATCTTCCCTAGAAAAGTTATGACATATAGAGGATTGAGGTCATTTGAATGCTCTGCATCAAGACCCTTAGGTTATTTCAATTTGCAACCTTCTAGTTTAGACATCCATTGCCTCTTGGCAATATTTATCTATGTATTATCTTATCTCTGTGAAATGGAATCCAACTAAACCAACTTGTCActttcttaagaaaagaaaaacaataacaaaacattcTGCACCCAGGGCTTTAAACTAAATCAGATGATGCCTAGGAAAGGTCCTGGGCTCTGTACATATCCTACCCAGTTTCCTActctttctccacaacctcttctCAGTACTCAgtagtaaaaatatataatttcataccCACAAGATCCTGTGCATCCCTCAATCGGCAAAAAGATCTAATATCAGTCACTCTACCTGCCCACTAAGGCTGGAGAATAGACTCAAGCATTTCAAAAGCATTATACTGGagttgaaacaaaaaaatgtctGGATACCCCTCATTTACCTAGAAAATATAACTGACCAGAACTTgcctttcattgagcagtttggtttGTAGAAACTACACCGTATTTCCTCTTCTCTCTATTTAGGCTTAATTCCATCAATCTATATATTTATCTGGAAGCTGTCAGCAGGACTCTATCTCTGGGAGCATGTTTGGCTCTGAACGAAATCTATAAATTGTACCTACTTGGCCTACTCAAGATGTCTGGGGTCCGATTCTCTTTCAGATTCAATTCCAAATGCAGGAAGTAAGTTGATGAGCTGCTCAGTAACTTAAATAAGTTGAAGTTTCAAAGTGCTACCAGACTATTTATCTCACAAGTAGAGTTCAAAGTTTCTGATCTTTACCAGAAAGAAATAATTGTCTTCTGAGAGCTTCAGGGACCTCATCCCAAACAGGCAATTAAGTTTTGCCAAACCAGAgctgtttgaaaaacaaaacaaaacacaaagtggCATTTTGTGtagggaaaacaaacaaagaaaagagaaaggagacctTTGAGACTGTGGGACTTTTGTATAACACTACTGGGCTTTCCAGATAACtaagaaataattctttttttattttggcctACGGTTTCTTCACATTCTTTCTGTATGAAACTGGTGTTGTGACAGAACCTGCAACTGGTAGAGAAATGTCTATCAGGGGACAGCTGGTATAGAGAGTGTACAACAGAGAGCACCTGTGTTATTGATCCCCACGTAAAAACAACGTTTGTGTTTGGCTTTTCAGTTCCACTTCCACCACCCCAGCCTAATCAGGGCACCTGTGTTATTGATCCCCATGTGAAAACAGCCTTTATGTTTGGCTTTTCAGTTCTACTTCCACCACCCCAGCCTAATCAAACGGTCTCTGTCAATGCTATATTTCCTCATCTAACACGTAAGGTCAACCATGACAATTCCTcatctattatttaaaattcattcattcacacatgaatacatttattcaacaagtatttaatgagcacctacaaTGTGTCTGGCAATGTGTTTGGCACTGAGGATAcaatggtggaaaaaaaaaaaccatttgtcTTCCCTTcaaatttgaatgccctttatttctttctcttgtctgattgctctagctaggacttccagtgttATGCTAAATAAAGTGGTTGTTACTTTCAGGAAGCTTACTGTTTTTGGGGGAAATTGATATTAACTAACAATCAAGAATGTATCCTATGCCATTCTGtatgatgtgattattaatacctagtatttgctagcacactataatcaaaataatttaattgtacatttaaaaataactgaaataatatattggattgtttgtaatacaaaagataaatgattgAGGATATGGATACCCCATttcccatgatgtgattattatgcatttcaTGCCTATATCAAAGTAtttcatataccccataaatatatgcatctaCTATgtacaaacataaaaattaaaaattaaaagaatataaatatgcACCTGTGATAAGTGCTATGTAAGCAAACCATATGGTGATAAAGGATTTTATTGATTCCCATGTTCACCCCTGTCTCCATGGCTCCTCAGTACAATCTCTCTACTTGAGTCAGGttagtttcttcatttctccATGAGTACCCCCATGCTCACTCCCGTTTCTTTTGCACCAATGCTTCTAATGTTCTACTAATTTGTAAAGCTAAAGCTCACCCAATCTGTCTTTCAAGGCTCAGCTtaattcttttgttcttttgtgtttcAATATTACCTGACTCTTAAACTATACCGTAAATCATCTGCAcacaaataattgtttttatacttcttcaactattttttttttaaaaattttagagatagtgtcttgctctgttgctcaggctggtgtgcagtggcatgatcatagctcactgcaacttcaaactccttggctcaagggatcctcctgccttagccttccaagtagctaggactacagacatgcaccaccacacctggctaattaattttttttttttttttgtagagacagggtctcactgtgttacccaggctggtcttgaactcctggtctcaagtgatcctcctgctttagcctcctaaagcactgagattataagtgtgagccaccatgcctggcctttttaacACTTTTAGTGGTAGTGGCAGTAGACACAATATAGGGCAAGGAGAGGCAGTCTGGGGTAGTGGCTAAGATTGTGTATTTAGGGACTTAGTAGTTTGTGGACTTTTTTTTAAGGTAATCTGAATAATCTGGGCCTAATTTTCCTTGTTTATGAAATGAGCAAATACATATAAAACGcccaggacagtgcctggcacatggtaaatctcaataaatattagcatgttagctatttttatttttcccaatgcATTCATGTAAATTAATACCTAcattttttatagatgagaaaactgaagcctaaAGCAGTCAGGTGAATTGGGCAACTGTCACATAATTAATTAGAAACAGAGATGGATAGAGAACTCATTTTCTTACTTCCAGACCAGTGCATTTTGGGAAATTATACATATGGTCTTTTGCTTGATACTTGCTTTGAGGACAAATTTCTCAGATTTTGTACTCAGCAAGAGTTTGTTCAGGTCCTTGGATAACTCGATGTGACATGATATGGGTACCACATTAAGACATCTGTCTTTAGCTAAGAATTGTTTCACTACCAATCACAGCACAGTAATATTTAAGATATAGGATTGGTTCCTGTGAGAATAGTTTAGCTTCAGTCAGCCTCATGGTCACTAAATGCATCTCTAATATGTCATTTCTCATATTTGTCACAAGAGAGGATGTAAAGAGAGCATGAACTCTTCACAAACTGTCTGGTTTTGGGAAAGTCACTTCAAATTTTTGGActtcagtttcttttgctgtatagaCTATCTCTGAGGCCCATTCCAATTATTGCATTCGTACTTCTAgagaaattgtttttattgaaaGTAGAtcataaatatcttttttgtataTGAAAGACAACTAAGTTGTGTTAAGACCTAGCTAAAAGGTGCTAGAGCAGATTTGagtaaaaggaaaagggaaacacTAATGAATTCTTCAGCTTAGTGCAGGGATGTATTCTAACAGTCAAATTAAGGCCTTAGGATGCTGAATAGGAGGAAGTACTGTGGGCAAAGGGAAAGTGGCAGGAGTTGGGGACCCAGCTGTTGGGAATATATTTCATTGGCTTGGAAAGACTGTGACTATTAGAAGATCTCCTTCAATAAATGTGCCTTTGGTGCACTCTTGAAAAATTATTAGAGGGTGAGCAAAACAGAGGGTGTGCAATTTATTCCAAAAGTCTAACTGTGGTCTAAACAATTCCTTGTCATAGCCTTTGAGTGCTTGTCTGGAGTTATGCACAAATTCATAATCCTAAAGTAGCAAGTGACAACTTTGCCTTCTCCCATTCCCTTCTATTATGAGGTAGGTCTGATCTATGggttagcagaaaaaaaatgggaGATGAGGTGCTGGAGAGGACTAACCAGCCAAACATCTCATAACAGCctttaaacagatttttaagaaaatttgtcTCAacattgaaaaatgatatttcccCTTTTAAGTTGAAATAAtgttcttcctgcctgccttgtTTTTAGTTGGTCCTAGACAAACAGAACACTTCTAATAGCTTTGTATCTCAGCGATTCCTCCAGGCTCTAGGGGCATGATTAGCTTTAGTGCACTGCTCAAAGTTGAGCAATTAAAAACTGTTTCTTGCAAACCCCCAAAGATGACACATTGGGCATTGTTAAGAAGTTGGCAGATTTGGCAGTTAACTTCACCTGAAACTTCCAGCACCATAATGATGTATTAATTGTAAACAGTAGGGAAAAAGTAGAACACTTCCTCAAGATGAAAGAGGAGAAActttaaagacttaaaaacaacgaaaaataaatgttctaagCAAACAGAAGCCAAGTAATGGGATTTAGTTTCCAAAACTTTTTATGACTTTGACACAAGAGAGTTGCAACAAATGTGTTAATCTAATGACACATATCTAAAAATACAATTCTATCACAGATGACctcaatataaaaatgtaaatgacctGTAGGGAGATAGAGGTTCTAGTCTTGGCTCTTTCACAAACTTGCCTATGACTGTAGTAGGTCTATAAACCTATTTCTGTTTGTGCAATAGTGAATAGTAATCTCTGTTTTAGGTACTGCATGTAAGTGCTGTAAGGACAAAATTATATGTGAAATCCAAAAGATGCTTGGAGATATTAAGACATAGACAAGTTCATGggattcttttatcttttttaaatttaattttgtggatacatagtaggtgtatgtatttaagAGTTACATGAAATACTTTGAGATAGGCATGCTGtgcataataattacatcatggtaaatggggtatccatgcctcaagcatttaccctttgtgttaaaaaca
This genomic stretch from Chlorocebus sabaeus isolate Y175 chromosome X, mChlSab1.0.hap1, whole genome shotgun sequence harbors:
- the LOC103232565 gene encoding LOW QUALITY PROTEIN: olfactory receptor 13H1 (The sequence of the model RefSeq protein was modified relative to this genomic sequence to represent the inferred CDS: deleted 1 base in 1 codon), with amino-acid sequence MDMDNVTAVFQFLLIGISNYPQWRDMFFTLVLIIYLDTLLGNGFMIFLIHFDPNLHTPMYFFLSNLSFLDLCYGTASMPQVLVHYFSTHPYLSYPRCLTQMSVSLALATAECLLLAAMAYDRVVAINNPLHYSVVMNGPVCVCLAATSWGTSLVLTAMLILSLRLHFCGANVINHFVCEILSLIKLACSDTSFNELMILITSVFTLLLPFGFVLLSYVRIAMAVIKIHLAQGRLKAFTTCGSHLTVVTIFYGAAISMYMKPQSNSSPDQVKFISVFYGALTPMLNPLIYSLRNKDVKGAIRKVMLKRT